GTTGTAGTTTAATAATTCCTCGAGTTCCTTAATGAAGACATTGATATCTTTAAACTGTCTATACACAGAGGCAAATCGAACATAGGCGACCTCATCCACATCATAAATGGCCTTCATCACTAGTTCCCCGATCTCTTGGCTTGGAATTTCTACTTTACCTGACCCTCTGAGTTCCTGGCCAATTTTCTCTACGATCTTTTCCAATGTATCCAATGATACGGGTCTCTTCTCACAGGCCCTTACTAAACCTCTTAAGATCTTCTCACGGCTGAATTCTTCACGAGCTCCGTCCTTTTTAATGACGAGAAGCGGAGTTTCCTCTACCATCTCAAATGTGGTAAAGCGATGACTGCATGCTTCACATTCTCTTCTGCGACGAATGGATTTCGCCTCATTGACCGGCCTAGAATCCAGCACGCGAGTCCCATTATGCTGACAAAGAGGACAACGCATGACTATCAGCTCCCTTTCTTTTTAACTAGTATTATTTTATCATAATCTGAATTAGATAAGACAACCTATGCTTCTCCTGCTTACAATCACCCAGTAAGAAAAGTAAAAGAGGGTACCCCTAGAGTCGGTTTTACCAACCTTTAAGGGATACCCTCTACATTCACTATTTAATTATTGGATTAATTTTTTAGCAGCTTCGTATTGATCTGCAGGTAGTGGAATATATCCTACTGCTTCAGACATCTCAGGAGCAACATCAATATAATATTGTGCGAAAGCTTTCAACTCAGGCTTCTCAGCTAAAGCCTTGCTGCTAACATAGATATAAAGGTAACGAGACAATGGCTTGTATGTTCCGTTATTAATAGTTTCCATTGTAGGCTCTATAGCAGGAGCATCGGCATTTTCTTTAATCGGCACAGGCTTCATTTTGTCTGTGTTTTCGATATAATAAGCAAACCCAAAGTATCCAAGAGCACTCTTATCACCAGCTACACCTTGTACCAATACATTATCATCCTCGGAAGCTGTATAGTCAGAACGACTTGCTCCTTCTTCCCCATTGATGGCTTCAGTAAAATATCCGAATGTACCAGAGTCAGTTCCTGGTCCGTATAACTTAATTGGTTCTGCTGGCCAGCCTTCACGTACTTCAGCCCATGTTTTCACTTGGCTGTCAGGCGCCCAAATCTTGTTTAATTCTTCCACAGTCAAGAAGTCAACCCAATCATTCTCCTTGTTTACGACAACTGTAATACCATCATAAGCAACTGGAAGCTCGATAGCTTCGAAACCGTTAGCCTTAATAGTTTCTACTTCTTTATCCTTAATCTTACGGGAAGCGTTATTGATATCAGTTTCACCTGGAATAAACTTCTTAAATCCACCACTTGTTCCAGAAACTCCAACAGTCACTCGAACATCAGGATTTGCGGCTTGAAATTCTTCTGCTACTGCTTCGGTAATGGGGAATACAGTAGAAGACCCATCTACTAATACGGTACCGCTAAGAGCACTCTCCTTAGCAGGTTGTTCAGCAGGCTTATCTGTACTCGGCTGTTGTGCAGCACTTGGTTGTTGATTTCCACCACATCCAGTCATCAAGGACGCTGCGAGCACTAGTGTTGACATTAGAATTCCAGATTTTTTTAGAAGCTTCACGATTAAACCCTCCAACTCTATTTTTGTGTTTTATATGTTTCCTTCACAAGAATTATAATAACAAGCTTTTATTGAGCCATTATGTGATAAATGTTAAGAAAATGTAAAGTTCCTAGAAACTATGACTCTAGCATTTAAATTTTTCAACCATGTGACCTAGCTTTTGCTGTAAATTCAAAATCTGAGTAGACAGTTCTTTTGACTTTTCAGAAAGACCAAGTTGTTGCTGTGCAGAAGCATCCATTTGCTCGGTACTCGCGGCTGTTTCTTGAGCGATTCCTGTAAAAAAGACGAGCTTGTCCTCTGCTTCTTTCAACCCATATGAAATCTGATCTATATCTAGGGCCATTGTTTTCATTCTTTGATCTGCAAATTGAATCCCTTGAATCATGTCAGTAAAGGCCTCTTCTGCCTTCAGGGCTAGCCTGCTTCCTTCCTCTACACGATCAGAAACCATACTCGTCTTATTATTTGTTTCTTTCGTTACCATTTGAATATCAACAATCATGGAAGAAATCTCCCTTGTCGCTTGGGTAGATTCATCAGCAAGTTTACGAACCTCATCCGCTACTACAGCGAACCCTTTTCCCGCCTCACCAGCACGCGCAGCCTCAATGGCAGCATTCAAAGCCAGTAATTTCGTTTGTTCAGAGAGTTGTCCAATCATTCCTAAGATCTTCTCGATATCATCTGATTGTCTCCTAAGCTGGAGCATGCTATCACTTACTTGCTGCATTTCTCTTTGTAATAATTCGTTGCTTGTTCGAACATCGTTTATATGCTGATGACCACTCTCTGCTGTAACTACCATTTTATTACTATACTCTGTGGATACATGGATCTCGCTTAATAAAGACGTAACTACTTCTTTCATGGATTGAAAAGCTAGATTCGTTTTTTCTGTCGATACCGCTGTCTCTTCAGCGCCATCGCTCACGATTTGAATAGCTTTCCTTAAGTGGAACGCGGACTCCATTGATTCATCAGATGAAAGGTGCAACTGGTTACTCGTTTCACCTAGTTGCGTAACTGATGTTTTAACCTGTTGAATCATATTTGACATTTCATCAAGCATGTCATTGAAATGATGAGAAAGACGAATAAGTTCCGGACTAGCAAAAGGCAATTCGAGCCGATTGGATAGGTTTCCACTCTGGACTTCCTTCATGGCATCCAACAGATTTCGAATAGGAAGAAGGATCATTCTAACAATGAGTGTTCCTAATAAAAACGAAATGAGAATGCAACCTAAAAAAGAATAAAGCACGGTGTTTTTTATTTTATTAAGAGGCGTCATATAATCCTTATCAGCTACAACAATCGTGTAGATCTCTTGGCGTTCATGGGACTTTACGAAGGAGATCGTATAATTTAGCCCTTGAATCCGTTGACTAATAACCCCTTCCTCATTCTCTAGTATTCGATTAACCAATTCCGCACTAAGAGGAATCATCTCGATCGTTACTCCTGGATAGGCTCGTTGCCCACTCCCCTGCTTAAGAGCATACTGCTCAATATGAAGACCTTGATTAGCTAAAGCTGCTCTTTGCTGTTTCAATTCATATTTAAACCTTTTTTCAAATTGCTTCTCATCCAAGGCAAAATGCAGCAACGAAACTTTCTCCGTCATTTTTCTTGCTTCTTCTATTAACTGATTTTCAATCAGCCTCTTCGTATTCGTGGTCGCTTGTTGATAAGCGATTCCACCAACAATCGCAGTAGATAAAAGAATTAGTAGAGAAAACGGGAAAATGATCCTCCAGCTAAGTCCCACAGATTCTACAATTCTTTGTATCGAATTTTTCCTATTCATCCTTTACCTCCAGCTCCGCCAAACGATTATGTATTTTCGGTTTAATGCTATCAAACGAATATTAATTATGTTTTAAGGAAGTATAAAGATATAAAAAAAGAGCAGGGTAAGTACCCTGCCTCGCGTAATTCTCCATCTCGCATTTGTAGAAAATCAACCAAATCGACCCATTACGTAATCTTCTGTTCTTTTATCTGTAGGGTTAGTGAAAAGCTTCTCCGTCTTTTCAAATTCTACAAGCTCACCAGTTAACATAAACGCCGTCTGATCCGAGGAACGAGCAGCTTGCTGCATATTATGAGTTACAATAACAATACTAAATCTTTCTTTTAGGTCGTGAAGCAATTCTTCAATCTTCATTGTAGATATGGGATCAAGTGCAGATGTTGGTTCATCCATGAGAATGACATCCGGTTCAACAGCAATGCATCGAGCAATACATAATCTTTGTTGTTGTCCTCCAGAAAGACCAGTGGCCGGTTCGTGTAGACGATCCTTTACCTCGTCCCAAAGGGCTACACCCTTCAAGCTCTTTTCAACAATTTCATCAAGCTCAGACTTTTTATTATTTCCATGGATTCTCTGACCAAAAACTACATTCTCATAAATGGACTTTGGAAATGGATTAGGCTTTTGGAATACCATACCTACTGTCGTTCTAAGTTGCTCTAAATTGATGTCTCTATCATAGATATTCACACCATGGTAATTAATCTTTCCTTCTACTTTTACACCAGGCACTAGGTCAACCATTCTATTAAACGTTTTTAGTAAGGTTGACTTCCCACAGCCAGACGGTCCTATAATCGCTGTTACTTCATTTTTCTTTATATTCATATTGATATTCTTAAGCGCAAGATCTTCCCCATACCAGAGCTTAAGGTTTTCTATATTAAATACATATTGATTAGTAGCTATCATGTTTGTACCCTCCCACTAGTCCATCTTTTTCTGAAACTTATTACGGATCATCACAGCAACTGCGTTCATCGATAATAAAACCACTAATAATACAATGATTCCACCTGCTGCTAACGCATGGAAAGCTTCTTGAGGTCTCGACACCCAGTTATAGATCTGAATAGGCAACACGGTAAAAGGATCCATTGGGCTTTGCGGTGTAAAGGCAATAAAGGCTGCTGCCCCTACAACTACTAACGGTGCGGTTTCACCAATAGCACGAGAAAGAGCAAGGATATTTCCTGTAATAATTCCAGGCAACGCTGAAGGTAAAATGACGCGCAAGATGGTCTGCCATTTTGTGGCTCCTAATGCAAACGACGCATGTCGAAGAGAATCAGAAACACTGCGCAATGCTTCTTGTGACGCAACGATAATGACTGGAAGGATGAGCAAGGTCATTGTAAGTGCTCCAGCCATCACACTGCCGTCTAAAGAAAACATTCGAACAAATATAGTTAAACCTAAAAGTCCGTATACAATAGATGGAACACCAGCAAGATTAGAAATGTTGGTCTGAATTAACCTAGTCAGCCAGTTCTTCTTAGCGTACTCCTCTAAATATAACGCCGTTCCTACTCCTAAGATAAAGGCCATCGGTGCTGTAAGACCGATCATCCACAGCGTCCCAAACAAGGCAGATTTCAATCCAGCCTTCTCAGCAAAACGGGATGGGAAATTACTTAAAAAATTCATATTTATTGCCCCAGAGCCCTTCTGTAATACATCCAAAATTAATATAGCAAGTACTATTACCCCGAACATTGTGGCAGAAAGAAATAGTAACTTATAACCTTTATCTTTACGTTTTCTAGCTTCAATTTGTTTGTTTTCTGCTGTGAAGGAAGATTTCATTAGTATTCCTCCCTATATTTACGACTGATATATTGAGCTAGCATATTCATAACCAATGTCATGACAAACAATGTAGATCCTACAGCATAAAGAGATAAATATTCAATAGTACCAAACGGAGCATCTCCATGACTAATCTGAACGATATATGCCGTCATTGTCTGAATACTCTCTAATGGATTAAAGGCCATCTTAGGGGTAGCACCAGCAGCAAGAGTTACAATCATCGTCTCCCCTACCGCACGAGAAAGAGAAAGCACGACAGAGGCAACAATTCCCGAAAGCGCAGCAGGAACAACAACCTTCAATGAAGTTTCTAGCTTGGTTGCACCAAGAGCTAAAGCACCTTCTCTCAAGGAGCGAGGTACAGCTGTCATCGCATCTTCACTAAGGGATGCCACCATTGGAATAATCATAATCCCAACAACAATTCCTGCACTTAGTGCATTAAAAAAATCTGTTCCAGGTAAGAAAAATCGTATTAAAGGGGTGACCAAGGTAAGAGCAAAAAATCCATAAACTATCGTTGGTATACCAGCCAAGATCTCTAATATTGGCTTGACTGTCTTTCTTACTTTTGGTGGTGCATATTCACTTAAATATATCGCGCTAGCAAGTCCAATTGGAACGGCAACTAAACTGGCTATGAAAGCAATAAGTAAGGTACCTGTAATTAAAGGAAGAATACCAAAATACTGTGGCTTAAATAATGGAGCCCATTTCGTACCTGTAAAAAATTCAATAACGCTAACTACTTTGAAGAACTCTATGGTTTCCAACAATAAAGTACCTATAATACCTATCGTTGTAAATACTGAAACAAGCGCACAGAGTAGTAGTATGGCCGGAACAATCCTCTCACTGATAGGCGGCTTCTTCTTTATGTTTGAAACACGATCAAAGTTATGCGACGCTTGGGACTTTAACTGGGTGGCTGTCCCATCTACAGGAGCAGTTTCTAACACGTGGTTTCCTCCTTTAAATAAACGACCTTGTCAAATCTTGTTGTGATTTATTTCGGAACTCAATTACTGATTTTATAGAAGGAATGTTGAGTTTACTTTAAGACATTGTAAATTTATTGTTAAGATTTTCGACACCAATATACAAAAAAAACGCCTCACCTGTTCCTCCTAGGGATAAACAAAGTAAGACGATGATTTATTTTATACTCGTGTATACTCTCTTACGGGAGATTGAACCAATTTCGGAAGCGGACCCTGACCTCTTGGGATTTCAATGCTGTCAATGGTTTTGGCTTCTAAGTACTCAGCGATTGCTTGGGCCGCAACCTTCGGGTCAATAGTTTCTCCACAGGTATAAACGTCTACACTTGCATAACCATGTTCTGGAAACGTGTGTATGGTTAAATGGGACTCAGAAATGACAACGACACCACTAATTCCTTGAGGATTGAATTTATGAAAGGTTACTTCTCTTACCTCGGCTCCAGCCTCAAGAGCGGCATCCACCATCACTTTTTCTGTCATCTCGAGATTATCCAACATGTTTGGATTGCATCCCCATAATTCAGCGATGACGTGCTTTCCTAGGGTTTCCATTGAATACTGTTCCACCTGATTCATTACATTCCCCCCTTTGGCCTTGTACTTATCGTTTCCTATTTCCTTTGTTTCATGCTATTTAGGAGTGCATACCAAACAGTACCACAATAAGGGATAAAAAGGAAAAAGCTGTTCCATTAGGATTAACAAAATCCAAAGGAACAGCTTTATAATATTAGACTACACGGTCATTTCTTGCTTTTTCTTTTCATTTACGGCTTGAGATACATGCTTCACCAAGTCTAATACACGGCAAGAATATCCCCACTCGTTATCATACCAGATAAGAACTTTTACTTGTTGATCGTTCATGACCATAGTGGAAAGACCATCTACAATGGAAGAATGTTCGTTTCCATTAAAATCGCTTGATACAAGAGGAGCCTCAGTGTATTCAATATAATTCTTCATCGGGCCTTCTGCTGCTTCTTTAAGCACACGATTAACTTCTTCTAACGTAACGGACTTCTTCACGTTCACAACAAGATCCACAATAGAAACATTAGGAGTTGGTACACGTAGAGCTAATCCATTCAACTTACCCTTAAGGTGTGGAAGAACCTTACCTACTGCTTTTGCAGCACCTGTAGAAGTAGGGATGATCGCTTGAGCACAAGCTCGAGCTCTTCTTAAGTCCTTATGAGGGTTATCTAGATTCTTCTGATCGTTCGTATAGGAATGGACTGTCGTCATCATACCATACTCGATTCCAAACGCTTCATCTAGCACCTTAGCTACAGGAGCTAAGCAATTCGTTGTACAAGAAGCATTGGAGATAACCGTGTGGGACTCATAGTCAAAGTCGTTCTCGTTCACTCCCATTACGATTGTAACATCTTCATTTTTCCCTGGCGCTGTAATAACAACTTTCTTAGCACCGGCAGCAATATGCTTCCCAGCTCCTTCTTTATCAATGAACTTACCAGTTGCTTCTACAACCACCTCTACCCCAAGCTCACCCCAAGGAAGATGGCTAGGATCTCTATCACTTAAAAGTTTGGTTTCTTTTCCATTTACGATGATTGCATTGTCTTTCACTTCAATCTGATCTGCAATCGTTCCGTGTATTGTGTCATACTTTATAAGATGGGCTAGAGTTTCTGCAGGGTAACTAGCATTAATTGCCACAACTTCAATATTCGGGTCAGAGATGGCCTTCCGAAACACCATTCTGCCAATTCGCCCAAATCCATTTATCCCTATTTTTGTTATCATTAATCCGTTCCCCTTCCAGATTTATCACACACTATTTCTCTTATTTATTATAATAAGTATGACACATTTTTCAATCGGTTAATACAAAATAACTTAATTCTAAATTTTCAGCTAATTGACAAAGTCAATTAGCCCCCCTTTTTGCTACTATACAAAAAAAAAAAAAGCCATTTATCATGACTTCAACTTGTCTTATTGATATACCTCTTGATACTTACCATAAAAATATAATACCCTTTGTATATAATGTCTAGTCTCTCCAAATGGAATTTCACTTAAGTTCTGATACGTTCCATCCCATGTGTTTTCACGCAACCATCTCTCTACATTCCCTGGTCCTGCATTATATGACGCGATAACTGCATAATGATTCCGATGAAACTTTCTCTCTAGAAAAGCAAGATACCATGAACCAATCTGAATGTTTATCTTAGGGTCGTTTATGCGATGAATGTACTCTTCGGGCATTTGAGCTTGTTGAATAACCCAAGCAGCTGTGTCCGGCATAATTTGCATTAAACCTGTGGCGCCCTTGTTAGATACTCGCTCCTGCTTAAAATTACTTTCTATCTGTATGATTGCATACACCAAGTTTGGGTCTACCTGATATTGTTCTGTTGCATCATTTACCAGGTCTTCATAATAAACGGGATACATAGCCTTCCAGAATGGGGGGCTGTTTAACAGATAAAACAATATTAGTAGAAGAACTAACAAGGTGAACTTCCGATTAAGATTTAATTCCATCATTCCCAATTTCCTTAACTAATTTAAAAAATAGCGATTCAACCTGCTCCCTTGTTTCGAATAATGATCCACTGTTGTCAACTAGATAATCTGCACGTTGTTTTTTTTCTTCAATGGACCATTGCGAGTTGATCCGTCTCTTGGCATCATCATATGTAAGATGATCTCTTTCCATCAATCTCCTCAATTGCTCATCAGGAGAAACATAGACAACTATGACAGCCTCAACCGTCTGCTCCTGCTTGGATTCATACAGTAGAGGAATATCCATAATAATAAGCGGGGGATGATCCTTCAGTGCTTTTTCTTTCTTCTGATTCATTCTCTTACGTATAAGAGGGTGCAGAATGGCATTGAGGTCTTGACGAGCCTTTTCTTCCTTGAAGACAAGATCTCCGAGAGATTTTCGATCTAGCGTACCATCTTCATTTAGGACAGAGGGTCCGAAGCGACGAACTACCGCTTCAAGACCTTCCTCCCCAGGTGCCACTACCTCACGAGCCACTTGATCTGCATCAATAATAACACATCCAAGCTGTTCAAACATTCTAGCTACAGTACTTTTACCACAAGCAATTCCACCTGTTAAACCGACGATCATGGCCAAATCTTTCCTCTCGATCTCTCTACAAAATTTTTGATATTCCAAACAATATTAAGATCACTCCAGGGATAAAAGACATTCTTTTAATCCATTGACTATTCGAGTAAACAAAACCAAGCCTCAACCCCATAAGAATGAAAGTTGTACATAATACAGAAAACAATACCGCAGTTAACCATGGAGAATACCCCATAAGAGCTGCACCAATTCCTGCTCCAAACCCATCTAAAGATAGGGCAACACCTAGCACCGCTGCCTCCGCTCCAGTAATCGTCCCAGATCGGTCGACGTCTGCTGCAGTAGGCTTTTTTAGTATATGAATTACTAAACCTAAAGTCTTAATCTCAATATTTAAGACTTGGCGTGGCTCGGAAGAATCTAACGTATCTACTTGAGTTGTTGATGATGTTAAAGGGGGTTCTATCTGATTCGTTTCTCGATTAAGATACAAATTAAATATCGCCCAGCATCCTATTCCAATCAATATGAAAGCCCCAATGAGATTGGCAGTGCCCATACTAATGAATCCTGAAAACCACTTGCCAAGCTGCATAGAAACCAGCACAAGAACAGCAGAACAGCTTGTAATAATAAGTATAGAGAGAATAGGTATCTTTATTCTTCTTAGTCCATAACTAATCCCTACTCCAAAACTATCTAGACTCACTGCAAAAGCCAGTGCAAATAGGGAAAAAAACTCCATTTGCGTGTCTTCCCTCCTTACCATAGCAACATATAACTATGATATGGCGAAGAAAATAGGCTGTGCCTAGAATTTAAGTTTTAGGTCTCTTTTGGCACTTGGGACAAAAATGAGTCCCTCTCCCTCCGACAACTGTTTTCCTTAACTCTTCTCCACAACGAAGACATGGTTGCCCGTTTCGCCCATAAGCCTTAAGCTGTTGTTGGAACATCCCCATTTCCCCTTGCCCGTTGACATAGGATTTAATGGAACTTCCCCCAAGCTGAACGGCTTCATCAAGTGTCTCTCTAATTGCTCTATAGAGGTCTGCTATTCTTCTTGCAGAAAGTTGGTGTGCTTCCGTCTCAGGATGGATCTTCGACTCATAAAGAGCTTCATCAACATAAATATTCCCTAGTCCTACAATGAATTCCTGGTTCAGTAATAAAGGCTTGATTTTTGTTTTTTTTCCTTTAATCAAAGCTTTGAATCGTTCTAAGGTGAATTCTTGATCTAATGGTTCTGGACCAAGCTTACTCAATGGGGGATGAACTTCCTCTTCCCCCCGTGGCCAAATTTCCATAGTTCCAAATTGCCGCACGTCTCGATAACGCAGTTCCGTACCATCTGTGAAATGAAAAATCACATGGGTATGCTTTTCAACGGGCTCATCCTGTTGATATATTCCATATCTTCCTTCCATTCGCAAGTGGGAAACGAGCACAACATCTTGAAACACGATTTTAAGAAATTTCCCTCTGCGTGCCACATCCTCAATGACTTGTCCCTCTAATAATAAATTAAATTCGAAAATATCATGTGGTCTGCGAATAATTCGAGGTAAGAATACACTTACATTGCCAATTTTCTTTCCTGCTACTAATTTGCTTAGCGTTCTTCGTACTGTTTCCACCTCTGGAAGTTCAGGCACCTTCGGCTACCCCCTATTTGGCATCATACCATGTTTCTCCATCGCTCACATCAGCCTTAAGTGGCACATTCAGTTCCATCGCCTGTTCCATCACTTCAGGTACAAGGTTTCTCATAAGCTCAAGCTCTTCCTTTGGCACCTCAAATACTAATTCATCGTGTACTTGTAAGAGCATTTTGCTTTTTAGTTGCTTGTCCTTTAAAACTGCTCTCATATTAACCATAGCCAATTTAATAATATCGGCAGCTGTTCCTTGTATCGGAGTATTCATGGCTGTACGCTCAGCAAAGCTCCTAATATTAAAATTACTATGGTTAATCTCGGGAAGATATCTCCTCCGGTTTAACAGAGTAGTGACGTAACCGTCTTTCCTCGCCTTTTTAACGATGTCGTCCATATAATGCTGTACACCCGTGAACACATCGAAATATTTTTCAATAAACGATGCTGCTTCTTTTCGTGTAATGTTTAAGTTCTGAGATAAGCCGTAATCGCTAATCCCATACACAATCCCAAAGTTAACTGCCTTAGCCTGCCTTCTCATATCCGAATTAACTTGGTCAGCAGATACACCGAATACATCCATTGCCGTTTTGGTATGAATATCTGCTCCTTGTAAGAAAGCTTCTTTTAGATTTTCGTCATCTGCAATATGAGCTAGCACCCTCAATTCAATCTGTGAATAGTCTGCTGCTAGGATGACCCAATCTGGATTCGTTGGGATAAAAGCCTGGCGGATTCTTTTACCCTCTTCTAGTCGAATAGGAATGTTTTGAAGATTAGGCTCTGTACTGCTCAATCTTCCCGTAGCCGTAGTGGCTTGGTTATAGGAAGTATGAATCTTGTGGGTTTTAGGATTAATCTCCTTCATTAACCCCTCAATATAAGTAGAATACAACTTCCCTAGTTGTCTGAAGTGA
The Ammoniphilus sp. CFH 90114 DNA segment above includes these coding regions:
- the mutM gene encoding DNA-formamidopyrimidine glycosylase, whose amino-acid sequence is MPELPEVETVRRTLSKLVAGKKIGNVSVFLPRIIRRPHDIFEFNLLLEGQVIEDVARRGKFLKIVFQDVVLVSHLRMEGRYGIYQQDEPVEKHTHVIFHFTDGTELRYRDVRQFGTMEIWPRGEEEVHPPLSKLGPEPLDQEFTLERFKALIKGKKTKIKPLLLNQEFIVGLGNIYVDEALYESKIHPETEAHQLSARRIADLYRAIRETLDEAVQLGGSSIKSYVNGQGEMGMFQQQLKAYGRNGQPCLRCGEELRKTVVGGRGTHFCPKCQKRPKT